The nucleotide sequence ccttgggcgatggtctcttcctcctgcagacactgggtctcccaggccacctcagccagccggcttatgtatccctccagagagggacaggtggtgagaatcagtcctagctggctgggtacctggggcctggtcctgccaggcagaagttccacagggaagggtggtggaggtggtggtcccacaacagcagcagcagcagccacctctccttcccttgggcgatggtctcttcatcctgcaggcactgggtctcccaggccacctcagccagccggcttatgtatccctccagagagggacaggtggtaagaatcagtcctggctggctgggtacctggggcctgctcctgccaggcagaagtccctcagggaagggtggtggaggtggtggtcccacagcagcagcagcagcagccgccacctgtccttcccttgggcgatggtctcttcttcctgcaggcactgggtctcccaggccacctcagccagccggcttatgtatccctccagagagggacaggtggtgagaatcagtcctagctggctgggtacctggggcctggtcctgccaggcagaagtcccacagggaagggtagtggaggtggtggtccaacaacagcagcagcagcagctgcctctccttcccttgggcgatggtctcttcatcctgcaggcactgggtctcccaggccacctcagccagccagcttatgtatccctccagagagggacagatgGTGataatcagtcctagctggctgggtacctggggcctggtcctgccaggcagaagtccctcagggaagggaggtggaggtggaggtcccgcagcagcagcagcagcagcacagcagcagcggcctctccttcccttgggcgatggtctcttctacctgcaggcactgggtctcttaGCAGCAGTGATGGAACTGGGGGTTAGTGGTGGGTTTCATGTTCTTACCACGCAAGGTCACTTAATGCTTTGGGCTAAGAATGACTTGTTGCTTGCAACCCTTGTCCTTGAATCCAAACTTCACTTGCGGTGAGAAATTTATTTGTAAAAATACGGTGATGTATGATGCTTTGCTAGAGCTGATGTCTACTGGGGATGGAAATGTTCCAAATTACAACTGTGGAAGACGGAATTATTTACTGGCTGTTCTTGAAGGGGCTGACTCTCAAAATTCCATCCAGATTTCAAGCATTTTGAGCAACTATAAATCCCACAGGTACGAATGGAGAGGAGAGCGGCATTTGTTGGGCACATCTCTcattgaagcttttcccatagcatttataaggtttgtctcctgtgtgagttctttgatgtgaaataAATTTGCAACTATTcctgaagctcttgccacactccaagcatttataaggtttgtccccagcatgagttctgtgatgcaaagtaagcgtgctactctgacagaagctctttccacactccaagcatttataaggtttgtctcctttgtgagttctttgatgcgaagtaagggtgctactctgactgaagctctttccacactccaagcatttataaggtttgttctttgtgaattctttgatgcgaagtaagggtgctaccctgactgaagctctttccacactcgaagcatttataaggtttgtcccctgtgtgagttctttgatgcgaagtaagggtgctaccctgactgaagctctttccacactcgaagcatttataaggtttgtcccctgtgtgagttctgtgatgtgaagtaaggtggctactcttactgaagctctttctacactccaagcatttataaggtttgtcccctgtgtgagttctttgatgcaaagtaaggttgcaactccgactgaagctctttccacactccaagcattcataaggtttgtctcctttgtgagttctttgatgcgaagtaagggtgctactctgactaaagcactttccacactccaagcatttataaggtttctcccctgtgtgagttctttgatgcaaagtaaggttgcaactccgactgaagctctttccacactccaagcatttataaggtttttcccctgtatgagttctgtgatgcaaagtaagtctgcaactccgactgaagctctttccacactccaagcatttataaggtttttcccctgtatgagttctgtgatgcaaagtaagtttgctactacacctgaagctctttccacactcaaagcattcataaggtttgtcccctctgtgagttctttgatgcagcgtaagggcgctactccacctgaagcttttcccacactcaaagcatttataaggtttgtcccctgtgtgagtactttgatgcgaagtaagatggccactccgactgaagctctttccacactccaggcatttatgtttgtctcctgtgtgagtctgtctctccttttgtctctttgctccatcttgactcctcagtttctgctcctgcatctgctcctcagctttttccagtgatacttcagatggttctccctcagccttgactccccagatgtatcctgatggaatgaaaaggaaaggagataaaatgctgtggagaaatcctgtgaatatattatgatttgtagtTTGAAAACGTATTTTtgggagctctgttgatatcagagtttaactgtcaaAGCTCGAGGCCTTGCACAGAGTTAGtttagcagtaggtgcttggtaacaggttgtgaaaagagacacacacagagacaactGTAACAAAAATTTcctctcttgttcctccatttaaggtggacagcccagtacttatgcacagctggaatttaAAAACCTtggatggatcctgtctgacaggaacatggcccttGCCAGTGCCCAGAGGGCAGCTCaaatcccctccctcccaaaaaggtttgtcccctgttatctgcaacacgagataatgctggaagatgagacccccaggacagatgacactcaccgagctactggggaagaacaaaggacaagtccgagtagcgctgtgactaagaacacaactgggtcaaagccaaaaggaagcccagagcctgatatgcatagatgcaaaaggagagtccggagttgtgagATGCACACAATAGGGACGTGGAATGTGAGAATGTGAGACAATATCAAATGAAACCCTACAATTCTTTGCTACAGAACGATATTGAATTCAGGTTTTCATGACATGTTCCTCTTTGTTGAAAGATCTCTTATTTCATCGCTGCTTCAAGTGAAGATGGTCAATAAGCAGAGTAACAAAACTTACTCCAACAAATCATTAAATTTAAATCCCCAAGCATGATCTGTTCCTTCTAACCTATGCCTTCCAAAAAGATAAAATTCAGAAATCCTTACCAAAACAAGtaaaaaactattaaaatacCATAGGAGTAAAAGGTTCCTAAAAAGTGGTCTAACTGGTTATAAAAGTGAATAAAAGGATGAGAAAAAAGGGACACTTCCACAAATCAGGTCCAATTCCAGGCATAAGTCATCAAACCATAAAAATCCACCCAAATATCGACACCCTAAAGGGACAAGGTAAAACATACGGAGTTCAGTCCCAAGAGAAAAACCAGCTATCTAGCCTAGTCTCTACTTACACACAGGTAGACAGTTGCACAGTcccctctcctcagagagaggaaCAGGCAGGTGAGTTGATGCAAAATGGAAGCTCAACTGGCAGCATCAGATAGGCATGATGGGACCCAAGAGAGGAACAAAAGCCAAGGTTTGAGCCCCATACTTATGGCAAACTGCCTAGCAACAGGCCGGatccaattaaccaatcaggaaatTTCTTCATGGAATAAGGGCTCACCAATCAGTGGCCAAATGGAACATCCGCCCTAAAACTCCCCAGACTTCATGACCTTGATGGAGCCCGGCTTCTACGGATAAGGGGGTGTTAGCAGGGCCAACTTATGGCACAGTGCCagggcccacaatacttttaggggcccatgaaaatgttttaatttcttttaaaatcagaagaaaaaaatgaaactttaagggcccatgaaaatctattaaattttgcctaaaacagaaaaaaaaatgttgcagta is from Rhineura floridana isolate rRhiFlo1 chromosome 3, rRhiFlo1.hap2, whole genome shotgun sequence and encodes:
- the LOC133381860 gene encoding zinc finger protein 239-like; protein product: MLASGVARGEPGDKGYIWGVKAEGEPSEVSLEKAEEQMQEQKLRSQDGAKRQKERQTHTGDKHKCLECGKSFSRSGHLTSHQSTHTGDKPYKCFECGKSFRWSSALTLHQRTHRGDKPYECFECGKSFRCSSKLTLHHRTHTGEKPYKCLECGKSFSRSCRLTLHHRTHTGEKPYKCLECGKSFSRSCNLTLHQRTHTGEKPYKCLECGKCFSQSSTLTSHQRTHKGDKPYECLECGKSFSRSCNLTLHQRTHTGDKPYKCLECRKSFSKSSHLTSHHRTHTGDKPYKCFECGKSFSQGSTLTSHQRTHTGDKPYKCFECGKSFSQGSTLTSHQRIHKEQTL